Proteins from a single region of Alphaproteobacteria bacterium LSUCC0719:
- a CDS encoding LptF/LptG family permease — protein MIRPVVSGTLFRYFGGRYLAWVAASGIGLTIIVSLIQAVELARRSSTRQTADDISILNLVLLNIPTVIEMTLPIMLIIGSMACFESWNRTNEFVVSRGFGRSIWSVLSPVVVVAFLIGVAYVAIINPIGSVTSRQYESLMNSIFGNNEQRLSVSADGIWLRDEYPNGRFIIHGDMLEVDMSSIVKPMIYQFDRDNNLTLRIRAETMQLTDSGWVIEEARAWDRDGILSDQGSMLLPSSLGILDLGLSSEPPNTIAVYSLPAFIGLLERAGLPAVEHRIHLHRLLAMPLLLLGLAMISARATLTNLVRGRRVRLFTRGMIIAVSVTLFSHFMQVLGESLRLPVILAAWAPALVVAVIGTIMLARMDEA, from the coding sequence ATGATCAGACCAGTGGTTTCAGGCACATTATTTCGATATTTTGGCGGCAGATATCTAGCCTGGGTGGCTGCCAGCGGCATAGGCCTGACAATCATTGTATCACTGATCCAGGCAGTGGAACTCGCACGCAGAAGCAGTACCCGCCAGACAGCAGACGATATCAGCATTCTGAATCTGGTGCTGCTGAACATTCCCACCGTGATAGAAATGACGCTGCCAATCATGCTGATTATCGGTTCGATGGCCTGTTTTGAATCATGGAATCGTACCAATGAATTCGTCGTCAGCCGTGGCTTTGGAAGATCGATCTGGTCGGTACTCAGCCCGGTGGTGGTCGTCGCGTTCCTGATTGGCGTGGCGTATGTCGCAATCATCAACCCGATCGGTTCGGTGACGTCACGCCAATATGAAAGCTTGATGAATTCGATTTTCGGTAACAACGAACAGCGACTATCCGTTTCGGCCGACGGGATATGGCTTCGTGACGAGTATCCCAATGGTCGTTTTATCATTCATGGCGACATGCTGGAGGTCGATATGTCCAGCATCGTGAAACCCATGATCTATCAGTTTGACAGGGACAACAACCTGACCCTGCGGATCAGGGCAGAGACCATGCAGCTGACCGACAGCGGTTGGGTTATCGAGGAAGCACGGGCCTGGGACCGTGACGGCATTCTGTCGGATCAGGGCAGCATGTTGCTGCCAAGCAGCCTTGGCATCCTCGATCTTGGCCTGTCGAGCGAGCCACCAAACACGATCGCCGTCTACTCGCTACCCGCTTTCATCGGGTTGCTGGAACGGGCCGGACTGCCAGCTGTCGAACACCGCATTCACCTGCATAGATTGCTGGCGATGCCGCTGCTATTGCTTGGATTGGCGATGATCAGTGCCCGCGCCACCCTGACCAATCTGGTCAGAGGGCGACGTGTCAGACTGTTCACACGCGGTATGATCATTGCCGTTTCGGTGACGCTGTTCAGCCATTTCATGCAGGTGCTGGGTGAGTCGCTGCGACTTCCCGTCATTCTGGCCGCCTGGGCACCAGCGCTTGTGGTGGCTGTCATTGGCACCATCATGCTTGCCAGGATGGATGAGGCCTAA